The Pseudonocardia broussonetiae DNA segment GCGGGCCGCTCGGTGCCCTCCCCCAGCTCGGCCTCGTGCCCGACCGCGGGGTTGACGGTGCAGGTCAGGGCGCGGTTCGTGTAGAGGTTGCCGAAGCAGCCCTGGTTGCAGCCGATGCAGGGCCGCACCGTCTCGGGAGCCGTCAGGCTCTTGATCACCCACTGCGGGTCGGCGATCTGCGCCCGCGCCACCGCCACCGCGTCGGCCGAGCCGTCGGCGAGGACCCGCTCGGCGGACGCGGCGTGCGTGATCCGGCCGACGGCGATCACCGGCGTCGACACGACCTTCTTGATCGCCGCCGCCAGGTCGACGAAGACGCGGTGCTCGACGTCCATCGGCGGCACGATCATCTCGTTGTGCGCGGAGGTGCCGGCCGTGACGCTGATGTAGTCGACGAGCCCGGTGGCCTCGACGCGCCGCGCCACCTCCACGTAGTCGTCGGAGGTGAGGCCGTCCTCGCGGAGGTCGCTGCCGTTGAGCCGGACGCCGACCACCCGCTCGTCGCCGAACCCGGCGCGGACCCGCCTGATCGCCTCGAGCAGGAAGCGGATGCGGTTGTCGGGGGAACCGCCCCAGCGGTCGGTCCGGCGGTTGTTCACCGGGGACAGGAACTGGGCCGGCAGGTACTCGTGGGCCGAGTGCACCTCGACGCCGTCCACGCGCGAGCGGGCGACCACGGCGGCCGTCGCCTCGTAGCCGTCGAGCAGCTCCTCGATCTCCGCCTCGGTCATGGCGTGCGGGATCTCCGGGGAGATCGCGCTGCGCACGTCCGAGGGCGCCCACAGCGCGTGCTGGGTGTCGAGCGAGCCCATGCGCGACCCGCTGTGCGCGAGCTGCACCCACGCCTTGCAGCCGTGCTCGTGCAGCCCGTCGGCGAGCCGGTCCAGCGACGGGACGATGGCCTCGTCGTAGGCGAGCAGGTACTCGGGGAACTTGGGCGCGGTCGGGTGCACCGCGACGCCCTCCACCACGACGGCCCCGACCCCGCCCTTCGCGCGTTCCAGGTAGTAGCGGTGCATCCGGTCGCCGACGACGCCGTCGCGCGACATCACCGTCTGGTGCCCCGGGAAGACCGTGCGGTTCTTGAGCTCGAGCCGTCCGCGGACCAGCGGCGACCCGAGGAGCGTGGGGATCGGCATGGACTGACTCCTCGTGGTGGTGGGGTGCGGCTCAGGAGGACGGCTCAGGCGGGGGCGCGCAGGCGGGCGGCGGCGGCGAGCCCCGCGGCGTAGGCCATCGTGGAACCGGGTCCCAGCGTCGCGCCCGCGCCCGGGTAGCCGGGGCCCATCGGGTGGGCGGTGGTGTTGCCGGCGGCGTAGAGCCCGGGGACCGGGTCGCCGAACGCGTCGAGCGCGCGGCCGTCGCCGTCGGTCACCACGCCGCCCTTGGTGCCGATGACGCCCGACACGACCTGCACGGCGTAGAAGGGCGGCGTCTCGACCGGCCCCAGCGCGGGGTGCGGCGCGTGCTGGTCGCCCCAGTAGCGGTCGTAGGCGCTCTCCCCGCGGTGGAAGTCCGGGTCGGCGCCCACCCGGGCGCCGGCGTTGAACCGCTCGAGGGTCTCGGCGAGGCCCCGGGCGTCGACGCCGGTCGCGTCGGCGAGCCCGGCGACGGTCGGGGCGGTCCGGATCCAGGACGGCGTCGGTGCGCCCGCCCGATGGCTGAGGAAGCCGTACTCGGCGAGGTGGCGGTGGTCGAACACCAGCCACGCCGGCAGGTTCGCGTAGTCGTAGGCGCGGGGGTCGAACAGGTGGAAGGCCTTCGTCATGTCGTTGTAGTTGTGGGCCTCGTTGACGAACCGGCGCCCCGCCCGGTTGACGATGACGGTGTGCGGGCCGGTGCGCTCGAAGCGCAGCAGCGTCGCGGTCGGCGCGCCGTCGGTCTCGTCACCGGGCACCAGGACCATCGGGCCCCACCAGGCCTCGCGCATCGACCCCAGCCCGGCGCCCGCCTTGGCCGCCATCCGGATGCCGTCGCCGGTGTTGTGCGGCGGGCTGCAGCTGCCGTGCACCGGGCCGGACAGGAAGTCGGCGACCATGTCCGGCGCCCACTCGAACCCGCCGCAGGCCAGCACCACCTCGGCCCCCTCGAACCGCACGCCCCCGGCCGCGGTGACGCCGACGACGGCTCCGTCGGACACCAGCAGGCGCTCGGCCGGGCAGTCGGTCACCAGCGTCACGCCGGCGTCGGCGCAGGCCTTCACGAGCGGGGCGACCAGCGCGCGGCCCCGGGCGACCAGGCCCCGCTCCGCCCGGGCCCGCAGCTCCTCCTCGGGGAAGCGGGTGAAGATCCGCCACTCCTCGTACTCGCGCATGGTGAACGGCAGGCGCGCGTCGGGGCGCAGGCTCGCGGCGAGCCCGCCGAGGTGCGTGGCGTCGTAGAGCTCCGGGTCCAGCGAGCGGCCGCCGGGGTGCGCGCCGTCCCACTCCGGGTGGTAGTCCGGGAACGCGGCCATCGGCACCATCCGCAGGCCGGTGCGCCGCTCGAGGAACTCGAGCATCTCCGGGCCGCGGTCGACCAGGGACGCCAGGACGTCGGGGGCCGTGCGCCCCGCGGTGACGGCGGCGAGGTAGCGCAGCGCGGCGTCCCGGTCGTCCTCGATGCCCAGCTCCGCCATCCGCCGGTTCAGCGGCACCCACAGCATCCCGCCGGACACCGCCGCCGTACCCCCGAGGTAGGGAGCCTTCTCCAGCACCGTGACCCGTGCGCCGCCGTCGGCGGCGGCCAGCGCCGCCGTGAGGCCGATGGCCCCCGACCCCACGACGACCACGTCCGCCGGCGCCCCGACGTCCCCGCACCACACCCGCATGACGACTCCTCGATCGGTGGGACCTCTCAGGACCGGCTGCGCGCCCGCTCGCGGTCGGCGGTGCCGGCGTCGACCCCGGTCTCGCGCAGCGGCGCCTTGCGGACCTTCCCCGACGGCGCCAGCGGCAGCTCGTCGGCGAACCGCACGTAGCGCGGCACGGCGAAGGCGGGCAGCCGCTCCTCGCACCACCGCCAGAGCTCCTCGGCGGTGGGCCCGGCGCCGGGCTCGGGCACGACGACGAGCAGCAGCTCGTCCTCGCCCGCCTCCGCGTCGGCCGGGACCCCGACCACGGCGCACTCCGCGACCCCGGGGTGGGCGAGGATCGGCTGCTCGACCTCGTAGGAGCTGATGTTCTCCCCGCGCCGGCGCAGCGCGTCCTTGAGCCGGTCGACGAAGTAGTACCAGCCCTCGGCGTCGCGCCGGAGGCCGTCGCCGGTGTGGAACCACAGGTTGCGCTGCGCCTCCGCGGTGCGCTCGGGCATCCCGTAGTAGCCCGAGCACATCGTCCACGGCAGGGCCGCCCGCACGACGAGCTCGCCGACCTCGCCGACGGGCACCTCCTCGTCGGTCTCGGGGTCGACGAGGCGCACCTCGAAGTACTCGTCGACGAGCAGCCCGGCCGCACCGGGCGGGCGCGGCTCGCCGTAGGGCGTCAGGATCGGCATGGCGATCTCGGTGAGCCCGAAGTTCTCGACGAAGGCCTCGATGCCGAACCGCTCGGCGAAGTCGTCGGCGACCGAGGTGGCGAGCGGGACCGCGTAGAGGCAGCGCAGCGCGTTGTCGGCGTCGTCGGGGCGGCGCGGCTGCTTGTGGACCCAGTCCATCATCACGCCGACGAAGTTGGTGACGGTCGCCCCGCACGCGCGCAGCTGGTCGATCCACCGGCTCGCGCTGAACCGGCGCTGGAGCACGAAGCGGGCGCCCACGATCAGCGCCGGGTAGGCCGCGAGGAACTGGGCGTTGCCGTGGAACAGCGGCCCGACCGACATGTAGACGTCGTCGTCGGTGAGCCGGGTGAGCGCGACGCACTCGTCGGCGAAGAAGTGCATGTGGGCGTGCGGCATCATCACGCCCTTGGACAGGCCCGTGGTGCCCGAGGTGAACAGGATGGCGGCGAGGTC contains these protein-coding regions:
- a CDS encoding FAD-dependent oxidoreductase, with protein sequence MPIPTLLGSPLVRGRLELKNRTVFPGHQTVMSRDGVVGDRMHRYYLERAKGGVGAVVVEGVAVHPTAPKFPEYLLAYDEAIVPSLDRLADGLHEHGCKAWVQLAHSGSRMGSLDTQHALWAPSDVRSAISPEIPHAMTEAEIEELLDGYEATAAVVARSRVDGVEVHSAHEYLPAQFLSPVNNRRTDRWGGSPDNRIRFLLEAIRRVRAGFGDERVVGVRLNGSDLREDGLTSDDYVEVARRVEATGLVDYISVTAGTSAHNEMIVPPMDVEHRVFVDLAAAIKKVVSTPVIAVGRITHAASAERVLADGSADAVAVARAQIADPQWVIKSLTAPETVRPCIGCNQGCFGNLYTNRALTCTVNPAVGHEAELGEGTERPAAEPRRVAVVGGGPAGMEAALTAARRGHEVVLFESAGRLGGQVVTASAVEARRELAGIVEFQAAELGRLGVEVRLGTEATADLLGDEGFGTVVVATGSVPRPPSIPHAGTPVLTPEEAVAADGDWTGRSVVVVDEVGHFPAYLPAEVLADRGARVVVATPRLSAGANLDSSTVVRMHRRLARKGVEFLPHVAAVEVTATGVALRDTLTDVELERPADAVVLAAGNRVRDRLTAELAGRGVQVVAAGDCVAPRTITEAVREGQRAGRGL
- a CDS encoding FAD-dependent oxidoreductase produces the protein MRVWCGDVGAPADVVVVGSGAIGLTAALAAADGGARVTVLEKAPYLGGTAAVSGGMLWVPLNRRMAELGIEDDRDAALRYLAAVTAGRTAPDVLASLVDRGPEMLEFLERRTGLRMVPMAAFPDYHPEWDGAHPGGRSLDPELYDATHLGGLAASLRPDARLPFTMREYEEWRIFTRFPEEELRARAERGLVARGRALVAPLVKACADAGVTLVTDCPAERLLVSDGAVVGVTAAGGVRFEGAEVVLACGGFEWAPDMVADFLSGPVHGSCSPPHNTGDGIRMAAKAGAGLGSMREAWWGPMVLVPGDETDGAPTATLLRFERTGPHTVIVNRAGRRFVNEAHNYNDMTKAFHLFDPRAYDYANLPAWLVFDHRHLAEYGFLSHRAGAPTPSWIRTAPTVAGLADATGVDARGLAETLERFNAGARVGADPDFHRGESAYDRYWGDQHAPHPALGPVETPPFYAVQVVSGVIGTKGGVVTDGDGRALDAFGDPVPGLYAAGNTTAHPMGPGYPGAGATLGPGSTMAYAAGLAAAARLRAPA
- a CDS encoding AMP-binding protein produces the protein MRFYRDLVPTFADRSAWTLPAVLRHRAVTHADRVFLDVPGQDVRLTHAEVLDVAERIGGALLDGGCEPGDRVLLMAANSAEYITGWFGAAVAGLVEVPINTAYRGAFLEHQVRTVDPRAAVVDPEFAAHLLDVPAAEAIRTFYVTGRGTDSGAALALLRAAGRTAEPFDVLASAPRPAVLPEVGARDLAAILFTSGTTGLSKGVMMPHAHMHFFADECVALTRLTDDDVYMSVGPLFHGNAQFLAAYPALIVGARFVLQRRFSASRWIDQLRACGATVTNFVGVMMDWVHKQPRRPDDADNALRCLYAVPLATSVADDFAERFGIEAFVENFGLTEIAMPILTPYGEPRPPGAAGLLVDEYFEVRLVDPETDEEVPVGEVGELVVRAALPWTMCSGYYGMPERTAEAQRNLWFHTGDGLRRDAEGWYYFVDRLKDALRRRGENISSYEVEQPILAHPGVAECAVVGVPADAEAGEDELLLVVVPEPGAGPTAEELWRWCEERLPAFAVPRYVRFADELPLAPSGKVRKAPLRETGVDAGTADRERARSRS